The Crocosphaera subtropica ATCC 51142 genome includes a window with the following:
- a CDS encoding glycosyltransferase — translation MRIALFTETFLPKIDGIVTRLRHTVDHLQRNGDQVLVFSPDGGLREHKGAKIHGIKGIPLPLYPELKLAIPTPKVGKALEKFKPDLIHVVNPAVLGVGGIYYAKTMNIPLVASYHTHLPQYLQHYGLGSLEGVLWELLKLGHNQARLNLCTSTAMVEALESHDIERVDLWQRGVDTEMFQPHLASKPMRLRLSGGNPDKPLLLYVGRVSAEKQIDQIKPILEAIPEAHLAIVGDGPHREALEAHFAGTQTHFIGYLQGLELASAFASADAFVFPSTTETLGLVLLEAMAAGCPVVAANSGGIPDIVTDGVNGYLFEPTDPDGAILATKRLLAATEEREQLRSNARLEAEKWGWAAATHQLKRYYETVLADNTLPLAA, via the coding sequence ATGCGAATTGCCTTATTCACAGAAACTTTTTTACCTAAAATTGATGGTATTGTTACCCGTTTACGCCATACGGTTGATCATTTACAACGTAACGGGGATCAGGTTTTAGTTTTTTCCCCTGATGGTGGCTTAAGAGAACATAAAGGAGCAAAAATTCATGGCATTAAAGGCATCCCTCTCCCGTTATATCCTGAGTTAAAATTAGCCATTCCTACCCCTAAAGTGGGTAAAGCATTAGAAAAATTTAAACCCGATTTAATCCATGTGGTTAATCCTGCGGTTTTGGGAGTCGGAGGAATTTATTATGCTAAAACCATGAATATTCCTTTAGTGGCTTCTTATCACACCCACTTACCCCAATATTTACAACATTATGGTTTAGGTTCTTTAGAAGGGGTACTCTGGGAATTGTTAAAATTAGGTCATAATCAAGCTCGTTTAAACCTCTGTACCTCAACGGCGATGGTAGAAGCATTAGAAAGTCACGATATTGAACGGGTGGATCTCTGGCAGAGAGGGGTAGATACGGAGATGTTTCAACCCCATTTAGCTTCAAAACCAATGCGATTGCGTTTATCAGGAGGAAACCCAGACAAGCCTTTACTCCTCTACGTTGGCAGAGTTTCGGCCGAGAAACAAATCGATCAGATTAAACCTATCTTAGAAGCCATCCCAGAGGCTCATTTGGCTATTGTTGGCGATGGACCCCATCGAGAAGCGTTAGAGGCTCATTTTGCAGGGACTCAAACCCATTTTATCGGCTACCTACAGGGCTTGGAATTGGCTTCTGCTTTTGCTTCGGCGGATGCTTTCGTTTTCCCTTCCACCACCGAGACGTTAGGGTTAGTATTATTAGAGGCAATGGCCGCTGGTTGTCCTGTGGTAGCAGCCAATTCCGGGGGAATTCCTGATATTGTTACCGATGGAGTTAATGGCTACTTATTTGAACCAACAGACCCAGATGGGGCAATTTTAGCCACAAAACGTCTACTTGCTGCCACAGAGGAACGAGAACAGTTACGCAGCAACGCCCGACTAGAAGCAGAAAAATGGGGATGGGCCGCAGCCACTCATCAATTAAAACGGTATTATGAGACTGTTCTAGCAGATAACACTTTACCATTAGCAGCTTAA
- a CDS encoding potassium channel family protein gives MAVYSFEEKYRRLRQELLGGAIALGGVFCLGTLWYYVIEKWSFTEAAYMTMITLSTVGFSEVRPLDDNSRLFTIFLILMGVITIGYIVNRLTEALIQGYFQEGIRQRQEKRLIDTLEHHCIVCGYGRTARQVALEFQAEDVPFVIIDSRPEQVEEAKQLGYIVIQGDATLDECLINAKIDKAVCLVSALTSDAENLYTVLSAKTLNPKIRAIARASTEEAVLKLQRAGADAVVSPYITGGKRLAAAALRPQVMDFVDGILTGSDRTFYMEEFLLDPKFCPCVGQTLSEARLRLQSGALVLAIRRSDGTLLGGPTGETQLMAGDLLICMGTPEQLRQLNQILGPITPSPALRPPRH, from the coding sequence ATGGCCGTTTATTCATTTGAAGAAAAATATCGACGCTTAAGACAAGAATTACTCGGTGGGGCGATCGCTTTAGGGGGGGTTTTTTGCCTAGGAACCCTCTGGTATTATGTCATCGAAAAATGGTCATTCACTGAAGCTGCCTACATGACCATGATCACCTTATCCACCGTAGGGTTTTCTGAAGTCCGTCCCCTCGATGACAACTCCCGACTCTTTACCATTTTTTTAATTTTGATGGGAGTGATTACCATCGGTTATATTGTAAATCGTTTAACCGAAGCCTTAATTCAAGGTTATTTTCAAGAAGGAATTCGACAACGACAGGAGAAACGCTTGATAGATACCCTAGAACATCATTGTATTGTTTGCGGTTATGGTCGTACGGCCCGACAAGTTGCCCTAGAATTTCAGGCCGAAGATGTCCCCTTCGTCATCATTGACTCTCGCCCCGAACAAGTTGAAGAAGCCAAACAATTAGGCTACATTGTCATTCAAGGAGACGCAACCCTAGATGAATGTTTGATCAACGCTAAAATCGATAAAGCCGTCTGTTTAGTATCTGCTTTAACCTCCGATGCGGAAAACCTCTACACGGTTCTTTCTGCCAAAACCCTCAACCCCAAAATTCGGGCGATCGCCCGTGCCAGTACCGAAGAAGCGGTATTAAAACTCCAACGGGCCGGGGCTGATGCGGTGGTTTCTCCCTACATTACAGGGGGTAAACGACTGGCTGCGGCTGCTTTAAGACCCCAAGTGATGGACTTTGTGGATGGGATCTTAACCGGAAGCGATCGCACTTTTTACATGGAAGAATTTTTGCTCGATCCCAAGTTTTGTCCTTGCGTGGGTCAAACCCTTAGCGAAGCGAGACTGAGATTACAGTCCGGGGCCTTGGTGTTGGCCATTCGTCGCTCCGATGGTACTTTATTGGGGGGTCCAACGGGAGAAACCCAATTAATGGCCGGGGACTTATTAATTTGTATGGGAACCCCCGAACAACTGCGACAACTCAACCAAATTTTAGGGCCCATTACCCCGTCTCCTGCCTTGAGGCCACCAAGACATTAA
- a CDS encoding bile acid:sodium symporter family protein, translating to MNSPFFAIFVKVTLFTLMLAIGVNFSKEKLIFLWRDPNKLLRSLLAVIVLVPLIVILLLWVLKLPPESATVLALLAASPGAPLTTKRSEMAGVSTPYSTSLQLTLAILAVIITPLTLSLFDTIFDLPIKVKAIEVAKQVIQVQFLPIGLGVFLKKIKPQWAETIGKPLSLLANILFILMVLIILPIAISLILKLDILSIIAISITAIVALSIGHFLGGTEVEERSGLAIASVARNIGLVLFILLINGVAKPFIPALVAYAILGAIAAFPYSFWSKRQLAKLASNSPS from the coding sequence ATGAATAGTCCTTTTTTTGCGATTTTTGTTAAAGTCACTTTGTTTACGTTAATGTTAGCGATTGGTGTTAACTTTTCCAAAGAAAAATTAATTTTCTTGTGGCGTGATCCGAATAAATTACTACGCTCTCTTTTAGCAGTTATTGTCTTAGTTCCCCTAATTGTCATCTTGTTATTATGGGTGTTAAAATTACCACCAGAATCAGCTACAGTGTTAGCTCTTTTAGCAGCATCTCCAGGCGCACCTTTAACTACAAAACGCTCTGAAATGGCCGGTGTTAGCACGCCTTATTCAACCAGTCTTCAATTAACCTTAGCCATACTTGCTGTTATTATTACACCTTTAACGTTGAGTCTGTTTGATACTATTTTTGATTTACCGATTAAAGTCAAGGCGATAGAAGTAGCCAAACAAGTCATTCAAGTACAATTTTTACCCATTGGCCTCGGTGTTTTCCTCAAAAAAATCAAACCTCAATGGGCTGAAACAATTGGCAAACCCCTTAGTCTTTTAGCTAATATATTATTTATCCTTATGGTTTTAATTATATTACCTATTGCTATTTCTTTAATTTTAAAATTAGATATTTTATCAATTATTGCTATTTCAATCACAGCGATCGTAGCCTTAAGCATCGGACATTTTTTAGGAGGAACAGAAGTCGAAGAAAGATCCGGTTTAGCCATTGCCAGTGTAGCCAGAAATATTGGTTTAGTGCTATTTATTTTGCTCATTAATGGGGTGGCTAAGCCCTTTATTCCTGCTTTGGTTGCCTATGCTATTTTAGGAGCGATCGCTGCTTTTCCTTACTCTTTTTGGAGTAAACGTCAACTAGCTAAATTGGCATCAAATTCTCCGAGTTAA
- a CDS encoding tRNA (guanine-N1)-methyltransferase: MNDESLICEETANFTLGNTFYRSQSKITRDLGVLAAKIYKSEQGRLRVLDAMTGCGVRSIRYYLESDADFIWSNDSNPENKAVIEYNLGFILQKNKGKITYKNANNIFFECFNNKDYYDFVDVDAFGSPNPYLSTVLWATKINGLIYVTCTDGRTGTGHLPENCLQNYGSYGRSHPAAQEQVLRLIIGSSLQEAATMGLGIEPIFAYFSGSTYRVMLRLLPKINLSLDNYGFLGYCHHCGEYTTISYKQLGKVNCYHQQENKYYNYTISGAMWLGNLHNKEYLKTMKNLAISLKWSTVSDLLSIMIHESNFPPYFYTLGEIGRRGKLDIPKRSQLIEALENDGFQATNTHINSQAIKTNASLKQCIEISEKLINNSKVGKIND; encoded by the coding sequence ATGAATGATGAATCTTTAATCTGTGAAGAAACAGCCAATTTTACACTAGGAAATACTTTCTATCGTTCCCAAAGTAAAATAACCAGAGATTTAGGGGTATTAGCAGCAAAAATTTATAAAAGTGAACAAGGAAGGTTACGGGTTTTAGATGCAATGACAGGGTGTGGTGTTCGTTCTATTCGTTATTATTTAGAAAGCGATGCGGACTTTATTTGGTCTAATGATAGTAACCCTGAAAATAAAGCCGTGATTGAATACAATTTAGGTTTTATTTTACAAAAAAATAAAGGTAAAATAACCTATAAAAATGCCAATAATATCTTTTTTGAATGTTTTAATAATAAAGATTACTATGATTTCGTAGATGTGGATGCTTTCGGTTCTCCTAATCCTTATTTAAGTACCGTATTATGGGCGACAAAAATAAACGGTTTAATCTATGTAACTTGTACCGATGGACGGACAGGAACCGGACATTTACCCGAAAACTGCTTACAAAATTATGGATCTTATGGTCGATCTCATCCTGCAGCCCAAGAACAAGTATTACGATTAATTATAGGTAGTAGTTTACAAGAAGCAGCAACGATGGGGTTAGGAATTGAGCCAATTTTTGCTTATTTTAGTGGGTCAACTTATCGAGTTATGTTACGTTTATTACCTAAAATTAATCTAAGTTTAGATAACTATGGTTTTTTGGGTTATTGTCATCATTGCGGAGAATATACAACTATTTCTTATAAACAGTTAGGCAAAGTAAACTGTTATCATCAACAAGAAAATAAATATTATAATTATACCATTTCAGGAGCAATGTGGTTAGGTAATCTACATAATAAAGAGTATTTAAAAACCATGAAAAACTTAGCAATCAGTTTAAAATGGTCAACTGTAAGTGATTTATTATCAATTATGATCCATGAGTCAAACTTTCCTCCTTATTTTTATACCTTAGGAGAAATTGGAAGACGTGGAAAATTAGATATTCCCAAGAGATCGCAACTTATCGAAGCATTAGAAAACGATGGTTTTCAAGCGACTAATACTCATATTAATTCCCAAGCAATTAAAACCAACGCTAGTTTGAAACAGTGTATTGAAATTTCGGAAAAATTAATCAATAATAGTAAGGTAGGCAAAATTAATGATTAG
- the dnaG gene encoding DNA primase translates to MNFPRLHPDTLEEVKEKIDIYEVVSDYVVLKKRGQNYVGLCPFHQEKTPSFTVNQTKQLYYCFGCGEGGNGIKFLMEIGQQSFTQVVLELAKRYQVPIKTLEPEKRQEIQKELSLRDQLYEIVALTSNFYEHALQEPLGENALNYLTQKRLLKFQTIQQFNLGYAPSGWETLYRYLVEQKRYPIALVEQAGLIKPRKKGNGYYDTFRDRLMIPIKDIQGRIIAFGGRSLTDEEPKYLNSPDTPLFNKGKILFALDQAKNSIRSLDKVIVVEGYFDAIALHEAGITNTVASLGTAFSESQLKQLLRYTDSKQVIFNFDADNAGIKATQRAITEIESLIYSGQVNLKILNIPDGKDADEFIKSHSDGVEKYQELIEKAPLWLNWEIQQLLIDKNLKQADHFEQVAQGMVKLLNKLSDNNQRSYYISYCAELLAQGDARILPLYIKNLQTQLNKPLTKAAQKKTDKTFIKPEVSTENNLLKEAETILLKIYIHYPECRQEIFNKLEDNNLCFSLSDHRIIWHNLLEIEEDTLNTTNDNNEQFISKLEIKMVELSQIVNKIYDLLNFREIEQYEDSNRLNLIIDAALISLKKVNLEKYCLYCEQKYKKINPQEDPVNYQYYLNEYISSRQKILQLQPLRSFSQLDIYG, encoded by the coding sequence ATGAACTTTCCCCGTTTGCATCCTGACACCCTAGAAGAAGTTAAAGAAAAAATTGACATTTATGAAGTTGTTTCTGATTACGTTGTCCTTAAAAAAAGAGGTCAAAACTATGTCGGTCTATGTCCTTTTCACCAAGAGAAAACCCCTAGTTTCACCGTTAATCAGACCAAGCAACTTTATTACTGCTTTGGTTGTGGAGAAGGGGGAAATGGTATTAAATTTTTAATGGAGATTGGACAACAATCTTTTACTCAAGTTGTTTTAGAACTGGCAAAGCGTTATCAAGTTCCCATCAAAACATTAGAACCAGAAAAACGCCAAGAAATACAAAAAGAACTGTCTTTACGAGATCAATTATATGAAATTGTTGCTTTAACTAGCAATTTTTATGAACACGCATTACAAGAACCATTAGGAGAAAATGCCCTTAATTATTTAACCCAAAAAAGACTATTAAAATTCCAAACTATACAACAATTTAACTTAGGTTATGCACCGAGTGGATGGGAAACTTTATATCGTTATTTAGTAGAACAAAAACGTTATCCTATTGCATTAGTCGAACAAGCAGGACTCATTAAACCCAGAAAAAAAGGCAATGGTTATTATGATACATTCCGTGATCGCTTAATGATTCCGATTAAAGATATTCAAGGCCGTATTATTGCTTTTGGAGGGAGAAGTTTGACCGATGAAGAACCAAAATATCTGAATTCTCCCGACACACCCTTATTTAATAAAGGTAAGATTTTGTTTGCATTAGATCAAGCTAAAAATAGTATTCGTTCTTTAGATAAAGTCATTGTTGTAGAGGGTTATTTTGATGCGATCGCCCTCCATGAAGCAGGAATTACTAACACTGTTGCTTCCCTAGGAACAGCTTTCAGTGAAAGTCAACTGAAACAGTTATTAAGATACACTGATTCAAAACAAGTTATCTTCAATTTTGATGCCGATAATGCAGGAATTAAAGCCACCCAGAGAGCCATTACTGAAATAGAATCCCTCATTTATTCTGGACAAGTTAACCTCAAAATTCTGAATATTCCTGATGGAAAAGATGCTGATGAGTTTATCAAGTCTCATAGTGATGGAGTTGAAAAATATCAAGAATTAATCGAAAAAGCACCTCTATGGCTAAACTGGGAAATTCAACAATTATTAATTGATAAAAACTTAAAACAAGCAGATCACTTTGAACAAGTTGCCCAAGGAATGGTTAAATTATTAAATAAACTATCAGATAATAATCAACGAAGTTATTATATTAGCTATTGTGCAGAACTGCTGGCTCAAGGTGACGCTAGAATTTTACCCCTTTATATAAAAAATCTACAAACTCAGTTAAATAAACCTTTGACAAAAGCTGCTCAGAAAAAAACAGATAAAACCTTTATAAAACCTGAAGTCAGCACAGAAAATAATTTGTTGAAAGAAGCAGAAACAATTTTATTAAAAATTTATATTCATTATCCCGAATGTCGCCAAGAAATATTCAATAAACTAGAAGATAATAATCTTTGTTTTAGCTTATCAGACCATCGAATCATTTGGCATAACTTACTAGAAATAGAAGAAGACACGTTAAATACAACTAATGATAATAATGAGCAATTTATCTCTAAATTAGAAATAAAAATGGTAGAATTATCCCAAATAGTTAATAAAATATACGATCTTTTAAATTTTCGAGAAATTGAACAATATGAAGATAGTAATAGACTCAATTTAATTATTGATGCTGCTTTAATTTCATTGAAAAAAGTGAACTTAGAAAAATATTGTCTTTATTGTGAACAAAAATATAAAAAGATTAATCCTCAAGAAGATCCCGTGAATTATCAATACTATTTAAACGAATATATTTCCAGTCGCCAAAAAATATTACAACTGCAACCATTAAGAAGTTTCTCTCAATTAGATATTTATGGTTAA
- a CDS encoding PhzF family phenazine biosynthesis protein: MAYSFYTVDVFTNTMFGGNQLAVFPNAEGLSTEIMQKIAAEFNFSETVFIFHSTVQNATKKLRIFTPSQELPFAGHPTLGAAYILGLTDDSIDKNDDYKIIFEEGVGLVLITIKFKNQQPIYTELTSPQLPEFSDETPSIEELGSILSLKPEDFRNDNYIPQAVSCGLPFLFVPLHSRDALKRIKLNSDRWQQLLGNAWASSLYVFCFDPENEGSNIRARMFAPGLGVTEDPATGSAATAFGGYLGIRETEKNGQFNWRIEQGFEMRRPSFLEVTIEKIEEKINKICVGGASVLVTQGTMHIS, encoded by the coding sequence ATGGCTTATTCATTCTATACGGTTGATGTTTTTACTAATACGATGTTCGGCGGTAATCAACTCGCAGTCTTTCCTAATGCAGAAGGATTATCGACTGAAATCATGCAAAAAATAGCAGCAGAATTTAACTTTTCAGAAACAGTTTTTATCTTCCATTCTACTGTTCAAAATGCTACTAAAAAGTTGCGTATTTTTACCCCCTCTCAAGAATTACCTTTCGCTGGACATCCCACATTAGGGGCAGCTTATATTTTAGGACTGACTGATGACTCCATCGATAAAAATGATGATTATAAGATTATTTTTGAGGAAGGAGTGGGCTTAGTTCTCATTACAATTAAATTCAAAAATCAACAACCTATTTATACAGAATTAACCTCCCCTCAATTACCAGAATTTTCAGATGAAACCCCATCAATAGAAGAATTAGGATCAATTTTAAGCTTAAAACCAGAAGACTTTAGAAACGATAATTATATTCCTCAAGCCGTTTCTTGTGGGTTGCCTTTTTTGTTTGTTCCTCTGCATAGTAGAGACGCATTAAAACGAATAAAATTAAATAGCGATCGCTGGCAACAATTATTAGGAAATGCTTGGGCTTCTTCATTGTATGTTTTCTGTTTCGATCCAGAAAATGAAGGATCAAATATTAGGGCAAGAATGTTCGCCCCAGGGCTAGGAGTGACAGAAGATCCGGCCACAGGTTCTGCTGCCACTGCCTTTGGGGGATATTTAGGCATCCGTGAAACCGAAAAAAATGGACAATTTAACTGGCGAATTGAACAAGGTTTTGAGATGAGAAGACCCAGTTTTCTAGAGGTAACAATCGAAAAAATAGAGGAGAAAATCAATAAGATTTGTGTTGGTGGAGCTTCTGTTTTAGTAACGCAAGGAACCATGCACATTTCTTAA
- a CDS encoding formylglycine-generating enzyme family protein → MKSLIFILFLSFFLLLNPSKVVAQMSFSCPQGMTYIPGGTFRMGSEHSDFVEEKPVDDVTVDSFCIDTYEITNGQFAQFVKETGYKTVAERPLSKEQFPNLPDEQRKPGSLVFQPPEEGIQRVAYLSWWHWVTGANWKHPFGEESDIIGKDNYPVIHISYEDALAYAQWDGKQLPTEAQWEYAARGGLQEKEYTWGDQYSAKNANTWQGIFPFFNTKADGYVGAAPVGSFPPNGYGLYDMSGNVWEWTQDWYQVERDNMAHKTNPKGPERGYDPKKPQDQLVHVIKGGSHLCAKNYCSRYRPAARESQSPDTGTTHIGFRLVKNL, encoded by the coding sequence ATGAAATCTCTTATCTTCATCCTATTTTTATCCTTTTTCTTACTATTAAATCCCTCAAAGGTAGTTGCTCAAATGTCTTTTTCTTGTCCCCAAGGAATGACTTATATTCCTGGAGGAACCTTTCGCATGGGGTCGGAGCATTCAGACTTTGTTGAAGAAAAACCTGTTGATGATGTAACGGTTGATAGTTTCTGTATCGATACCTATGAAATTACCAATGGACAGTTTGCCCAATTTGTCAAAGAAACAGGTTACAAAACTGTTGCGGAACGCCCTCTTTCTAAAGAACAGTTTCCCAACCTACCCGACGAACAGAGAAAACCCGGCTCTTTGGTCTTTCAACCCCCAGAAGAAGGTATCCAACGGGTTGCTTATCTCAGTTGGTGGCATTGGGTAACAGGGGCTAACTGGAAACATCCTTTTGGGGAGGAGAGTGATATTATCGGCAAAGATAACTATCCTGTCATTCATATTTCCTACGAAGATGCTTTAGCCTATGCACAATGGGACGGAAAACAACTCCCGACCGAAGCGCAATGGGAATATGCAGCACGGGGAGGACTCCAAGAAAAAGAATACACTTGGGGGGATCAATATTCTGCAAAAAACGCTAATACTTGGCAAGGTATTTTCCCTTTCTTTAATACCAAAGCAGATGGTTATGTAGGTGCAGCCCCAGTTGGCTCCTTTCCTCCGAATGGTTATGGACTCTATGATATGTCAGGGAATGTGTGGGAATGGACTCAAGACTGGTATCAAGTAGAACGGGACAATATGGCTCATAAAACAAACCCTAAAGGTCCTGAGAGGGGATATGACCCGAAAAAGCCACAAGATCAGTTAGTTCATGTTATAAAAGGCGGTTCTCATCTTTGTGCGAAGAATTATTGTAGTCGTTATCGTCCGGCTGCTAGAGAGTCCCAGTCACCGGATACAGGAACCACTCATATCGGGTTTCGTTTGGTGAAAAATCTTTAA
- a CDS encoding serine/threonine protein kinase, with protein MEQLIGQVLNHQYCIKSLLGRQKGRRTFLADDLPTGSTVVVKILLLSPEFTWDDLKLFEREAATLKSLNHTSIPQYIDYFELETELGKGFALVQNYIEAKSLQNWIESGRSFSEEEIKNIAIQLLNILNYLHQRQPSVIHRDIKPSNILLGDRSGHNVGQVYLVDFGSVQTVLHGGTKTIVGTYGYMPPEQFGDRCLPASDLYAVGATLIYLATGYPPNELPQKEMRLLFADKVNLSVNMVNWLQWLTEPSLDLRLNSAEEALEALQEDRLQKSHSTKLVQPTGSKIRLRQTLEMFDILIPPHGFHLALIPLIGFAVAWNSFLLVWYAGALATWSSGGWFAALFAICHLGVGIGLIWAILFALFGTIRLRITSSEIILVYKILGLVCSPWLKASRQDIIKLEQTALSYKKDSDGDQVQIPSKINIWAGTKKFSLGDNLSDPELDWLAYNLSNWLKLPISKQ; from the coding sequence ATGGAGCAATTAATTGGACAAGTTTTAAATCATCAATACTGTATTAAATCTTTATTGGGTCGTCAAAAAGGTCGCAGAACATTTTTAGCCGATGATTTACCAACAGGATCAACAGTTGTTGTCAAAATATTATTATTATCTCCTGAATTCACATGGGATGATTTGAAACTATTTGAACGGGAAGCAGCAACCCTAAAATCTCTAAATCATACTTCGATTCCTCAATATATTGACTATTTTGAACTAGAAACGGAACTCGGAAAAGGCTTCGCATTAGTACAAAATTATATTGAAGCAAAATCATTACAAAATTGGATTGAGTCTGGAAGAAGCTTTAGTGAAGAGGAAATAAAAAACATTGCAATCCAACTATTAAATATTTTAAATTATTTGCATCAACGTCAACCTTCTGTGATCCATCGAGATATTAAACCCAGTAATATTTTATTAGGCGATCGCAGTGGTCATAATGTAGGACAGGTGTATTTAGTAGATTTTGGATCGGTTCAAACTGTACTGCATGGTGGGACTAAAACCATCGTCGGAACCTACGGATATATGCCGCCCGAACAATTTGGCGATCGCTGTCTTCCTGCATCTGATCTCTATGCTGTAGGTGCAACTTTGATTTATTTGGCCACAGGATATCCTCCTAATGAGTTACCTCAAAAAGAAATGCGACTATTGTTTGCCGATAAGGTCAATTTATCGGTTAATATGGTTAATTGGTTGCAATGGCTCACCGAACCGAGTCTTGATTTACGGTTGAACTCTGCTGAAGAAGCTTTAGAAGCGTTACAAGAAGACCGTCTCCAAAAAAGTCACTCCACCAAACTGGTTCAACCCACAGGCAGCAAAATAAGACTGAGACAGACCTTAGAAATGTTCGATATACTTATTCCTCCTCATGGGTTTCATCTAGCCTTAATTCCGCTTATTGGTTTTGCGGTAGCTTGGAATTCTTTCCTCCTTGTATGGTACGCTGGTGCCTTGGCAACTTGGAGTTCTGGAGGATGGTTCGCTGCTTTATTTGCTATTTGTCATTTAGGGGTTGGTATTGGCTTAATTTGGGCAATTTTATTTGCTTTATTTGGAACGATACGATTAAGAATTACCTCTTCAGAGATTATTCTTGTTTATAAAATCTTAGGGTTAGTGTGTTCACCCTGGCTTAAAGCTTCTCGACAAGATATTATCAAACTAGAGCAAACTGCTTTATCCTATAAAAAAGATTCTGACGGAGATCAAGTCCAAATTCCATCTAAAATAAACATTTGGGCAGGGACAAAGAAATTTTCTTTAGGCGATAATCTTAGTGATCCAGAATTAGATTGGTTGGCTTATAATTTAAGCAATTGGCTAAAGTTACCGATTAGCAAACAATGA
- a CDS encoding HAD family hydrolase produces MAQTITGDPLPSWNEGTNKQTIINFVENVTDPENPNYVAPELRIATFDNDGTLWAEKPMYFQAAFSLSRIRELAPKFPEWKDKQPFKAVLENDQDYLANITVNELLEIAMVTHAGMSQKEFEQEAKEFLDTAKHPRFNQLYKQVIYQPMLELLTYLQNKQFKTYICSGGGLDFIRLFSEEAYDIAPENVIGSNIFKTYEIVSNHSQFIRQPQLIEPINDKAGKPVNIERFIGKKPMLAVGNSDGDIEMMQYTVIEHQPSLALLLHHDDEIREYRYTKGTEKALELAKEYNWKVISMKQDFKQVFSFTSE; encoded by the coding sequence ATGGCGCAAACTATTACGGGTGATCCTTTACCTTCCTGGAATGAAGGAACAAACAAACAAACCATTATTAATTTTGTTGAAAATGTTACTGATCCTGAAAATCCTAATTACGTTGCTCCAGAATTAAGAATTGCTACCTTTGATAATGATGGGACATTATGGGCAGAAAAACCGATGTATTTTCAAGCTGCTTTTAGCCTTTCTCGTATTCGTGAATTAGCCCCTAAATTTCCTGAATGGAAAGACAAACAACCCTTTAAGGCTGTACTAGAAAATGATCAAGACTACTTAGCAAACATAACAGTTAATGAATTATTAGAAATAGCAATGGTAACTCATGCAGGAATGAGTCAAAAAGAATTTGAACAGGAAGCAAAAGAATTTCTAGATACGGCAAAACATCCCCGTTTTAATCAATTGTATAAACAAGTTATTTATCAACCTATGCTTGAATTACTGACTTATTTACAAAATAAGCAGTTTAAAACCTATATTTGTTCAGGGGGAGGACTCGATTTTATTCGTCTTTTCTCTGAAGAAGCTTATGACATTGCTCCCGAAAACGTTATCGGTTCCAATATTTTTAAAACATACGAAATTGTTTCTAATCATTCTCAATTTATTCGTCAACCGCAACTAATAGAACCCATTAATGATAAAGCGGGTAAACCCGTTAATATTGAGCGTTTTATTGGCAAAAAACCGATGCTTGCTGTAGGAAATTCTGATGGTGATATTGAAATGATGCAATATACTGTAATTGAGCATCAACCTTCTTTAGCATTATTATTACATCATGACGATGAAATTAGAGAATATCGTTATACTAAGGGAACAGAAAAAGCTTTAGAGTTAGCTAAAGAATATAATTGGAAAGTGATCAGTATGAAACAAGATTTTAAACAAGTTTTTTCTTTTACTTCTGAATAA